GCATCGGTGTTCTCAGTGTTCCCTTGAGATGAGGATAATTCAGTTTTGAGGACACAGACTGGTTTTGTCTACTTTTTTGTCTTAATTGTTGCTTCCAAAAGAAAACTTTCTATACAAGGTTAGGAAATGAGTGTGAATATCTACAACAGtgagaaagattttctttttcctgtcacCAGTTACTGAGCGCAGTATTAGCATGTGCTGAAGTTAGAAGAACAAGGTGACATCCTTATAAGCCCCATATCACTAGCTAAAAAGGCATGGCTCATTGCTATTGAAgcgtttttatttttccaagaggACTGATAATATTCAGTaatttgaggaaatttttttattatgctttataCCTTAATAACATTAAAGTTTTGGCAACAAATTTATGTGTGCCTTTGAGGAATGATGGGACACGATTTTATTCTGACAGTTTATTATTTTACTAAGATTGATTACAGAATTATGAAATTCTAGATTTTACTTAACAGATTTTTAGCTCAGGCCATTTTATGACTTGTCCAAGGAAATTGGGTATCTTGTTATTTCACAGGATGAAGAAACGCGAAAAGATTATGATTACATGCTGGATCACCCCGAAGAGTACTACAGCCACTACTACCACTACTACAGCAGGCGCTTAGCCCCTAAAGTGGATGTGAGGGTTGTGATTTTGGTCAGTGTGTGCGCTATCTCAGTGTTTCAGGTGGGTACTGATGGATGTGTGGATCTCCCCGTGGCGCAGGGGTGTCCTCACAACTGAACTAGAGGcacttttaagtagaattttacTTTCAGtgaagatgactttttttttttttgtctttttgctatttcttgggccgctcccgcggcatatggaggttcccaggctaggggtccaacctacaccacagctcacggcaacgccggatcgttaacccactgagcaagggcagggaccgaacccgcaacctcctggttcctagtcgggttcgttaaccactgcgccacgacgggaactccatgacttttttttaacattagaaaaatatTCGTTGATGTAACCAATTGATAGCTTTGGAATCTTGGTCGGCAAAATCTAAGAAATAGGTCATGAATGTCATTCTGTTACTACCAAAAGtaacaaaaaaaccctgcatctTTTTCTCATTGCCCCCTCTAGAGTATTTTCCATATAAGAGCCAGAGTGAATGTCAGCTAGGTCAACTCAATTACAGGTGACCCTTCAACAACATGGGTGTGAACTGCGTGGGTTCCCCTACGGGCGGCTTGTTTTCACCACATGCTGTGCCATACTATGGTACTACACGGTCCGAGGTTGATGGAATCCAAGCATGTGgaggaactgtgtgtgtgtgtgtgtgtgtgtgtgtgtgtgtgtgtgtgtgtgtgtgtggagggccGACTTCAAGTTACACTCAGATTTGGCAGAGGGTGGGCGCCCATTTGTTGCTCCAAGATCAACTATGCTTTTGTAGAACTTTTCAATGATTTCCCattaaatttggggaaaaatcTGAACTCCTTAATATGCCCTAATGAGTCCTGGCACCTGACCACCAAATGCCGGGAGTGCAGTGCTTGCATCATTGTTACAAACAAAAACGTCTCACAAATTTCCACATGACAGCTAAGGGCACTCCTGCTCAGGTTgaaaaaacactgaaatagaTTAAAAATGCTACGGTAACTTTCTGCGTGTTTTAAAGTATCACAAAAACATAAGTTCATTTTGAAATGAGTTTTTCCTACTGTCCTTCCTAAACTGACCACACCTATCATATCtttctgtagagaaaaaaaagtcaaatgatgAGAGTGAAGCAATTTGCtagtttgaaaattatttctccaGTTTAATTCTCAGAATTGAAATTCAATTTATGTGACAAATTCCTATTGAAAACCAaggctgtatatttttaaatgtattggcTTTTGTAGTGTTGCCCTACagttcctcctcccccttttttttctatgCCTAATAGATTGCTACTATAATATTTCAGGATATTAATGGTGTTATTGCTATATTCATACAGTAAAATTCATCTGAAATGTGTGGAGGTACTATATAAGGAATAGAACTCCTTCTGATAATAAAGGGTTGAATATATTGAAGTGAATTAATGTTTTCCTGTCCAAATAAATAGAATCCAAACATACTTGAatctttcagttaaaaatatgATGTGCATTTCTGTGTAGATGGTTTAGGAAAGAGATAAATATAGTTGCCCAAGTCTATACTCTGATTTTTGTGAAAGAAATTCCTCACCAGCTAGTTCTGCCATTTAATTCTTCCTCCAGAAAGTAGAttgcaatcttaaaaaaaaaaaaaaaagaagaagactaaGAAGAAGAGATTTCTTAATTCTGATCTAGGGAAGAGCCAAATTGTAAAGATGTGAAGTTGTCAGGTGTGGTGTGATTCCCTCCATCCTCTGATCCTGAGTGTCTCCTGACTGAGTCAGGGCTTTTTGGCTCAGCTCAGGGCTCATCCAACTTAATCCATCCTGGAAATCCCATGTCCACGTGGGCATCATtcaattatatctttttttctttctttctttttttttttgtctttttgccatttcttgggccgctcccgcggcatatggaggttcccaggctaggagtccaatcgaagctgtagccacccgcctacgccagagccacagcaacgcgggatccgagcagcgtctgcaacctacaccacagctcacagcaacaccagatcgtcaacccattgagcaagggcaggaatcgaaccctcaacctcatggttcctagtcggattcgttaaccactgcgccacgacgggaactcccattcaatTATATCTTTAACTTACAGAATAAAATTGTTGAGCTCCCTGTTTTGAATCAGAATGGATTTTTGGGGAGGGGATAGTGTTCACCAAGGTGAATTTTGGTAATAAAAgtgacctttttttctttgttaaatattctAGTTTTTCAGCTGGTGGAATACCTATGACAAGGCAATCAGCTACCTGGCCACGGTGCCCAAGTACCGCATCCAAGCCATGGAGATTGCCAAGCAGCAGGGATTGCTCAGGAAAGCCAAAGAGAAGGGCAGAAACAAAAAGTCCAAAGAGGAAATTCGTGACGAGGAGGAAAACATCATAAAGaacattataaaaagtaaaatagatatAAAGGGGGGCTGTCAGAAACCCCAGATACGTGACCTTCTCCTGTTTCAAATCCTCTTAGCTCCTTTTCACCTGTGCTCATACATAGTCTGGTATTGCCGATGGATCTATAAATTTAACATCAAAGGCAAAGAATatggggaagaagaaagactaTATATCATACGTAAATCTATGAAGATGTCACAGTCTCAGTTTGATAGTCTAGAAGACCATCAGAAAGAAACTTTTCTTAAACGGGAGCTTTGGATAAAGGAGAATTATGAGGTGAGTAATTACTCTGCTGTGATTTTACTGTTATCTTCCTTACCAAGTGAAAATCAGGTATATGACAAGGGATCACAGAAGGGTGCTCAAATTTCTGAAATCCAAGAGTTAAATAATGCACAAAGATctacttttattaaaaagtatgGCTATATTTAATAGAGGAACAGTGGGTTTTTCcctgtaatttgtctttttaaaaggtgAACTTCAAATACTTTACTAAggctaaaaattttaagaatggtCTAGTTTGTTGTGTTAAACTGCAGTGGGATGATATGTATGTTTGCAGGAGTATCCCAACTTTCTGTTACTTGTACTAACTAAACTTTGGTCTTCTCCAAATTTTCTTCGAgtcatgtttttttaatctctggttCTTAAAAatcctgataattttttttctttttttcaactttttagacatttctttttatatttctttttaaatttggaagtaaaaaatttctttctaaaattggATATGGCTGTGAAACTGGTTATGAAAACTTGGCCATTTAGCTTCAACTGACACCTATTAAAGGTTATAGAAATGAAAGGTGTTCTTTGTTCTTAAACTGTGTGGTTTATTTAACCTTCTTTgggaatttgaattaaaaatattttgaaaaaccaATAATTATCTTTGAAGATAAAAGTAGTTGTAAGTTCCGTTTAGAGACAAATTTATAAGGTCATTTTGTTCCTTGGTCAGGATCAACAAGTACTGAAAAGTCATCCATTAAATTTACggatttatgttaaaaaaataaagtgatgaagTTGATAAGTCAGCCTGGGCTCaaaccaaggaaaaaataaagtgttgattttttaatattggaCATGAGTTGTAGAGAGGAAATGTTTAAACCCTTTAAACTCAGCTTATATGTAATTTcaaggaggaaaagaatgtatttccAGGTTATAGAAAGCAGTGAAAAAAATTTGTGGTTCTTGtagaagttcttttttatttgaggATGAATGTCAAAGTGCTTCATTGCTTAGTATTTTTAGGTGCATGGTATTCATAAGAGAAACCAATCCATTCATTAGAAACTTTTATACTTATAGGTCTacaaagaggaacaaaaagaagaactaaagaaaaaattgGCAAATGACCCTAGATGGAAGAGATATAGGAGATGGATGAAGAATGAAGGGCCTGGACGGCTAACATTTGTGGATGACTGAAGATTGCTGGAATGCGACTCTGCCAGACCTTATGTGATATTATTTTGACAAcggaattattttagaaatgtgtGGACTGCTCCTCAGCAGTAACTAAAATTCCTCAAGTATTTGATTAAACAGAATAATGTAGAAATTCCCTTAACACTTTATACATAAGACATTTATGATCAATTTTTATAATCGATATGTGGATTTTGTTAAAAGATTTGACATGAAGATTTATTCGTtgccattttataattttatatgtttagTTAAAATTTGACATGAAAATTTATTCGacgccatttaaaatttttacgtGTTAAGTGTTTATGCCTCACAAGTGTTTCCTTATTCTTTGTTACAGTGCTACATTTTTCTGCTTTCATGGCCTCTAATATtttcacaaaacataaaaaattataacagCACTTAATTACATTATTGAAAGTATCTTTTTTAGACACAAACTTcttcagcaaaatgattcagctatCATGTCATCTTTGTGACAGTTGTTATAGGATTTgaaatatgttcaaaatatttctctAGGAGTATCTTCTGCCAGACTGTCTTTATAATATCTCCCCCAAGTTATAATATTCTTAATAAGATCAGAAACTCTCCAGGAGAGTGAATCTACCTTTATGTCCTTGTAGGATGATATTGATTACAGTCATTATAGGACTATAATTGTGCTCCCCAACATTTCTCCAGAAAGGACCTTGTCAAAAGGTCTTTTGTACAACAGTATCGCTTTCTTAAccccttcaattaaaaaaaaaaatgacagagcagaaaaagaggaatgaaaagtCCATATATTATGAAGTCCTTGAGTGGTGAAAAACCCATTGTGTGTGGTATGTAGATGTATTTCCATGCATTTAAACCAGAGAGGAGAGGTGCATGGATATGTGCTGTTCTGTCAAACAATGAAAcataaatgttttgaaatgtgGAAGTGAAAGTAATTCACACAGTCTGAATGAGCATGCTACTGCAGCAAAGTATCGACACACCTTCTGGTGGTACATCCATCGTCCTATTAAACGATATGTCCCAGTCCATTGTGTTAATAAAATGGTTGCAATATATCATAAGTTTGTTGGTATGACACTATAAGATGAACATATTGCTTTTGTATTATATAATTGTAAGAGATGTAATGTAAAAGTAGAGTATAATAGATGTGGAGAGTGTTCCTACTCAAACTAGTCTCTTCAAGACCTCGGCCCAAACATGTGACACCGACACATGCAGGAGAGGAAGAGTTCTGCCCTTGCTAAGGTAGCAAAAGACGTGAGGTGGGTTATTTAGACCGTGAGTGGAGGGCCTCAATTACCTCAATAGAAAATCAGGGAAGGAGTTTGACCAGATTATCC
The nucleotide sequence above comes from Phacochoerus africanus isolate WHEZ1 chromosome 2, ROS_Pafr_v1, whole genome shotgun sequence. Encoded proteins:
- the DNAJC25 gene encoding dnaJ homolog subfamily C member 25 isoform X1 — translated: MAGPLALRRGVRAAGRRWLVLLPPMLLALLLARPAGALVEGLYCGTRDCYEVLGVSRTAGKAEIARAYRQLARRYHPDRYRPEPGDEGPGWMPQSPEEAFLLVATAYETLKDEETRKDYDYMLDHPEEYYSHYYHYYSRRLAPKVDVRVVILVSVCAISVFQFFSWWNTYDKAISYLATVPKYRIQAMEIAKQQGLLRKAKEKGRNKKSKEEIRDEEENIIKNIIKSKIDIKGGCQKPQIRDLLLFQILLAPFHLCSYIVWYCRWIYKFNIKGKEYGEEERLYIIRKSMKMSQSQFDSLEDHQKETFLKRELWIKENYEVYKEEQKEELKKKLANDPRWKRYRRWMKNEGPGRLTFVDD
- the DNAJC25 gene encoding dnaJ homolog subfamily C member 25 isoform X2, translated to MAGPLALRRGVRAAGRRWLVLLPPMLLALLLARPAGALVEGLYCGTRDCYEVLGVSRTAGKAEIARAYRQLARRYHPDRYRPEPGDEGPGWMPQSPEEAFLLVATAYETLKFFSWWNTYDKAISYLATVPKYRIQAMEIAKQQGLLRKAKEKGRNKKSKEEIRDEEENIIKNIIKSKIDIKGGCQKPQIRDLLLFQILLAPFHLCSYIVWYCRWIYKFNIKGKEYGEEERLYIIRKSMKMSQSQFDSLEDHQKETFLKRELWIKENYEVYKEEQKEELKKKLANDPRWKRYRRWMKNEGPGRLTFVDD